In a genomic window of Festucalex cinctus isolate MCC-2025b chromosome 11, RoL_Fcin_1.0, whole genome shotgun sequence:
- the trpm2 gene encoding transient receptor potential cation channel subfamily M member 2 translates to MEDTGGSQLIQNLTLSAGTALKVVSLTPTFQHATWIRQNIRKKECCFFVKSAREDVCMCGYSKSEHVADAIQTEDTGGGTWDPNTYVREVPTDAFGDISFCGLRQTTTKYARVSTDTNPEVLYQLMTEQWKLSPPNLLISVTGGAKNFYLKTRLKNVFQRGLIKVAQTTGAWIITGGTNTGVMKHVGQAVRDYSLSSSMQGQIVTIGLATWGVIHNKEVLVHSQGCFPAHYPMDVKGRLPCIDNNHTHFLLVDDGTHGRYGVEIDLRSRLEKCISKKTLGNKAVGVSIPVVCVVLDGGAGTLNTIYTAMLNDTPCVVLEGSGRMADVIAHAAGLPVSQVTISLIHRLLKKFLSLEYDTFTDLKIIEWTKKIQDIIRMSHLLTVFRGGGDSHGDVDVAILQALFKASRACASQVVEGWRRQLELAIVWNRVDIAATEIFTDESQWKSSDLHWAMFSALASNKPKFVSLLLENGVSLREFLQSEDTLCELYKQLPNCFFLRKLAKRVHASCCRRRKVFAARNRVRSSQSQGIALSHVSDEVRHLLGNFTQPIYPPPTMMYHFNMEDATSLSRSLSDSQAPLRVDLAEAHRDPARDLFLWAVVQKNRELSEIAWEQCTDCVSAALAACKILRKMAEEGSDADEATEMRELADHFEMHAIGVFTQCYSGSEERAKRLLVRVSPLWGKTTCLRLALEANCKSFVALSGVQALLTEIWCGELSVDNPVWRVTICMIFFPLIYTNFLTYRPDELIQKQNEKSEDIKTVASVTGSVLRTKAKSPDLTTMKSLNCWSRLACLYRSPQVKFYWNIVSYFAFLFLFAVVLMMDFQTTPSPAEILLYVWLFSVVSEEVRQLFYDPDGFGFHKKARLYIRELWNILDVLSIILFIIGLVFRLTTKLFYAGKIILCIDFVVFCLRLMAIFSISRTLGPKIIIVRRMMMDMFFFMFLLSIWVVAYGVAKQGILIHNDDRLEWIFRGAVYEPYLIIFGNVPTNVDYSEFDLDSCSMNGSDPLKPKCPVLNENLTPAFPEWLTIIMLCVYLLFANILLLNLLIAIFNFTFQEVQDNTDRIWKFQRYELIKEYHSRPAAPPPFIILSHLYIFIRNVVLCRPPLKSRKFRTELPHIEEEELLSWEALMKDRYLLSTQQQQSQTMERCIVDTAHKVNAITDRLEREEEISSAVLIKRLARLEEQVVQSAKGLQWIMESLKSKGLAGKEEQPLPILSTGKDCSENLECVQCETDGLHVKARHFQYPNSKVTRFPVPEEKVPWEVSFSSYMPSYYSSEDNVDGSETEVLENYRNPGGRTGIRGRGSLSHLGPNLHVDLVITRLRDSGRSILEFLAVEDEQQKMVLPGGPVESAERLPSSLMKTMGKSLYDKLHEKIAEGILVFEGYVDDVRNTDNAWVETTVLNLHLDSSEDSEDIVNMVACSRGSLQWQEVSYKNGLCSDQSDSLRRVAVLHNRNS, encoded by the exons ATGGAGGACACGGGAGGGTCTCAGCTCATTCAAAATCTAACATTGAGTGCCGGCACAGCTTTGAAGGTGGTTTCTTTGACGCCTACTTTCCAGCACGCCACCTGGATCCGACAGAACATCCGCAAGAAGGAGTGTTGCTTCTTTGTAAAAAGTGCCAG AGAGGATGTGTGCATGTGCGGCTACTCCAAGAGCGAGCATGTGGCCGACGCCATTCAGACGGAGGACACGGGTGGCGGGACCTGGGACCCGAACACGTACGTCCGCGAAGTTCCCACAGATGCTTTCGGGGACATCAGCTTCTGTGGTTTGAGACAGACGACGACCAAG TATGCTCGAGTGTCCACAGACACCAATCCTGAGGTGCTTTACCAGTTAATGACTGAACAGTGGAAACTTTCTCCACCCAACCTCCTCATctcggtcaccgggggagccaAGAACTTCTACCTGAAGACTCGGCTCAAGAACGTCTTCCAGAGAGGTCTCATCAAAGTGGCCCAGACAACAG gtgcaTGGATCATCACGGGTGGAACCAACACTGGTGTCATGAAGCATGTGGGTCAGGCGGTGAGGGATTACTCGCTTAGCAGCTCCATGCAGGGCCAAATTGTGACCATTGGCCTGGCAACATGGGGAGTCATTCACAACAAAGAAGTGTTGGTGCATTCGCAG GGTTGTTTCCCCGCTCATTACCCGATGGACGTCAAGGGTCGACTGCCCTGCATTGACAACAACCACACCCACTTCCTGTTGGTGGATGATGGCACCCATGGCCGCTATGGTGTCGAGATTGATCTGAGGAGTCGTCTAGAGAAGTGCATCTCCAAAAAGACTCTTGGAAACAAAG CTGTTGGCGTGAGCATCCCTGTGGTGTGTGTAGTTTTGGACGGAGGAGCAGGCACTCTCAAT ACCATCTACACGGCCATGCTCAACGACACGCCGTGCGTGGTGTTGGAGGGTTCCGGGAGAATGGCCGACGTGATCGCCCACGCGGCGGGACTACCCGTGAGCCAGGTCACCATCAGCCTCATCCACCGCCTGCTCAAGAAGTTCCTCAGCCTGGAGTACGACACCTTCACCGACCTCAAGATCATCGAGTGGACCAAAAAA ATTCAGGACATCATCAGGATGTCTCACCTGCTGACGGTGTTCAGAGGAGGTGGAGACAGTCACGGAGACGTGGATGTGGCCATTCTACAAGCGCTCTTTAAAG CTTCGAGGGCCTGCGCATCTCAGGTAGTGGAGGGATGGCGGAGGCAGCTGGAGCTGGCTATCGTCTGGAACAGAGTGGACATAGCCGCCACTGAGATATTCACCGACGAGAGTCAGTGGAAG TCCAGTGATCTTCACTGGGCCATGTTCTCTGCCCTGGCTAGCAACAAGCCTAAATTTGTGAGCCTCCTGCTGGAGAACGGCGTGAGTCTGAGGGAATTCCTGCAGAGCGAAGACACTCTGTGCGAGCTCTACAAGCAGCTGCCCAACTGCTTCTTCCTGCGCAAATTGGCCAAGCGCGTCCACGCCTCTTGCTGCCGCAGGAGGAAAGTGTTCGCCGCCAGGAACCGCGTGCGCTCGTCGCAGAGCCAGGGCATCGCCTTGAGTCACGTGTCGGACGAGGTGCGCCACCTGCTGGGTAACTTCACCCAGCCCATCTACCCGCCGCCCACCATGATGTACCATTTTAACATGGAGGACGCAACATCG TTGTCGAGAAGCCTGTCGGATTCCCAAGCTCCCCTCAGGGTGGACCTCGCCGAGGCCCACAGAGACCCAGCCAGAGACCTTTTTCTTTGGGCCGTCGTCCAGAAAAATAGGGAGTTGTCTGAAATCGCCTGGGAACAG TGTACAGACTGTGTGTCCGCCGCTCTGGCCGCCTGCAAGATCCTGAGGAAAATGGCCGAAGAGGGTAGCGATGCGGACGAAGCCACGGAGATGCGAGAGCTGGCTGATCACTTCGAGATGCACGCCATCG GTGTGTTCACTCAGTGTTACAGCGGCAGTGAGGAGCGGGCTAAGAGGCTTCTGGTTCGTGTGTCACCATTATGGGGGAAGACTACGTGCTTGAGGCTCGCGCTGGAGGCTAACTGTAAAAGCTTTGTGGCGTTGTCAGGTGTTCAG GCCCTCCTGACTGAAATTTGGTGTGGTGAACTTTCAGTGGACAATCCTGTGTGGAGAGTGACAATCTGCATGATCTTTTTCCCGCTTATCTACACTAACTTCCTGACTTACAG ACCCGATGAGCTCATCCAGAAACAAAATGAGAAAAGTGAGGATATCAAGACAGTGGCGAGCGTCACAGGAAGTGTTCTCCGAACCAAAGCTAAAAGTCC TGATCTCACAACCATGAAGTCTCTGAACTGCTGGTCCAGACTGGCTTGCCTATACAGATCGCCGCAGGTCAAATTCTACTGGAATATCGTGTCCTACTTcgccttcctcttcctctttgcgGTGGTTCTGATGATGGACTTCCAGACCACGCCCTCGCCCGCGGAGATTCTGCTGTATGTGTGGCTCTTCTCCGTGGTCAGCGAGGAAGTCCGGCAG TTGTTTTATGATCCTGACGGCTTTGGGTTCCATAAGAAAGCCAGGTTGTACATCCGAGAACTTTGGAATATTTTGGATGTTCTGTCCATTATCCTCTTCATTATCGGCCTCGTGTTTAG GCTAACGACCAAGCTGTTCTACGCCGGGAAGATCATCCTCTGCATTGACTTTGTGGTCTTCTGCTTGCGTCTCATGGCCATCTTCAGCATCAGTCGGACGCTTGGACCTAAAATCATCATCGTCAGGAGGATG ATGATGGACATGTTCTTCTTCATGTTCCTGCTGAGTATCTGGGTGGTGGCGTATGGCGTAGCCAAACAAGGCATCCTGATCCACAACGACGATCGACTGGAGTGGATCTTCCGGGGGGCCGTGTACGAGCCCTACCTCATCATATTCGGCAACGTTCCCACCAACGTTGATT ATTCCGAATTTGACTTGGACTCCTGCAGCATGAACGGCTCCGACCCCCTGAAGCCCAAATGTCCCGTGCTGAACGAGAACCTAACCCCGGCCTTCCCCGAGTGGCTCACCATCATCATGCTGTGCGTTTACCTCCTCTTCGCCAACATACTTCTGCTCAACCTGCTGATCGCCATCTTCAA CTTCACATTCCAGGAAGTGCAGGACAACACGGACCGTATCTGGAAGTTCCAACGATACGAGCTCATTAAGGAGTACCACAGCCGCCCCGCTGCCCCTCCTCCCTTCATCATCCTCAGCCACCTTTACATCTTTATCAGGAATGTGGTTCTTTGCAGGCCGCCACTTAAATCACGAAAGTTCA ggactgAGCTTCCTCACATTGAAGAAGAGGAGCTTCTGTCATGGGAGGCCCTAATGAAGGACCGATACCTTCTTTCCACCCAGCAACAACAGAGTCAGACCATGGAACGATGCATCGTCGACACGGCGCACAA GGTCAACGCCATAACTGATAGGCTGGAGCGGGAAGAGGAGATAAGCTCTGCCGTATTGATTAAGCGTCTGGCCCGACTGGAGGAGCAG GTTGTCCAGTCAGCCAAAGGCCTGCAGTGGATCATGGAGAGCCTGAAGTCCAAGGGTCTTGCCGGGAAAGAGGAGCAACCACTCC CGATACTTTCAACGGGGAAGGATTGTTCCGAAAATCTGGAATGTGTGCAATGTGAGACCGACGGCTTGCACGTCAAAGCTCGACATTTCCAGTACCCAAACAGCAAAGTCACTCGCTTCCCCGTACCCGAGGAGAAGGTGCCGTGGGAG gtcaGCTTCAGCTCGTACATGCCGTCATATTACAGCTCAGAGGACAATGTGGATGG ATCAGAAACTGAAGTCTTGGAAAATTACAG AAATCCTGGAGGGAGGACCGGCATAAGAGGTCGAGGTTCACTCAGTCATCTGGGTCCAAACCTACACGTAGACCTCGTCATTACACG cttgCGGGACAGTGGACGCTCCATTTTGGAGTTTCTGGCCGTCGAAGACGAGCAGCAAAAGATGGTTCTACCAGGG GGACCGGTTGAATCTGCGGAACGTCTGCCATCGTCTCTGATGAAAACCATGGGCAAGAGCTTGTATGataaattacatgaaaaaatagCAGAGGGAATACTG GTGTTTGAAGGTTATGTGGATGACGTCCGGAACACCGATAACGCCTGGGTGGAAACCACGGTCCTCAACCTTCACCTGGACTCGAGCGAGGATTCGGAAGATATCGTCAACATG GTGGCGTGCAGTCGCGGCTCTCTCCAATGGCAGGAGGTGAGCTACAAAAACGGACTTTGCTCAGACCAAAGCGACTCGCTGCGGAGGGTTGCTGTGCTGCATAACAGGAATTCATAA